A single window of Oreochromis aureus strain Israel breed Guangdong linkage group 5, ZZ_aureus, whole genome shotgun sequence DNA harbors:
- the LOC116334272 gene encoding green-sensitive opsin-like encodes MAWEGGIEPNGTEGKNFYIPMSNRTGIVRNPFEYSQYYLADPIFFKLLAFYMFFLICTGTPINGLTLFVTAQNKKLRQPLNYILVNLAVAGLIMCCFGFTITITSAINGYFVLGTTFCAIEGFMATLGGEVALWSLVVLAVERYIVVCKPMGSFKFTGAHAGAGVLFTWIMAMACAAPPLFGWSRYIPEGMQCSCGPDYYTLAPGFNNESYVIYMFVVHFFVPVFIIFFTYGSLVMTVRAAAAQQQDSASTQKAEKEVTRMCVLMVMGFLIAWTPYASFAGWIFLNKGAAFSALTAAIPAFFAKSSALYNPIIYVLMNKQFRNCMLSTIGMGGMVEDETSVSTSKTEVSSVS; translated from the exons ATGGCTTGGGAAGGAGGAATTGAGCCCAATGGCACTGAAGGCAAGAACTTCTACATTCCCATGTCCAACAGGACTGGGATTGTTAGAAATCCTTTTGAGTACTCCCAGTATTACCTGGCAGACCCGATCTTCTTCAAGCTCCTGGCTTTCTACATGTTCTTCCTGATCTGCACTGGGACTCCCATCAACGGCCTGACATTGTTCGTAACTGCTCAGAACAAGAAGCTCCGGCAACCTCTCAACTATATCCTAGTCAACCTGGCTGTGGCTGGACTCATCATGTGCTGCTTCGGATTCACCATCACAATCACGTCTGCTATTAATGGCTACTTCGTTCTTGGAACCACCTTCTGTGCTATTGAGGGATTCATGGCCACACTTGGAG GTGAAGTTGCTCTCTGGTCACTTGTTGTCCTGGCTGTTGAGAGGTACATTGTGGTCTGCAAACCCATGGGAAGCTTCAAGTTCACTGGAGCTCATGCTGGTGCTGGAGTACTCTTCACATGGATTATGGCAATGGCTTGTGCTGCACCTCCACTTTTTGGCTGGTCCAG GTACATTCCTGAGGGAATGCAGTGTTCCTGCGGTCCTGACTACTACACACTGGCTCCAGGTTTCAACAATGAGTCATATGTCATCTACATGTTTGTTGTTCACTTCTTCGTTCCTGTCTTCATCATTTTCTTCACTTATGGAAGTCTTGTGATGACAGTCAGAGCT gcagcagcacagcagcaggACTCAGCTTCTACCCAGAAAGCTGAGAAGGAAGTGACCCGTATGTGTGTCTTGATGGTCATGGGCTTCCTGATAGCTTGGACACCATACGCTAGCTTCGCTGGTTGGATTTTCCTGAACAAGGGAGCTGCTTTCAGTGCTCTCACTGCAGCCATCCCTGCTTTCTTTGCAAAGAGCTCAGCCTTGTACAACCCTATTATCTACGTGCTAATGAACAAACAG TTCCGTAACTGCATGCTATCCACCATTGGAATGGGCGGCATGGTGGAGGATGAGACCTCAGTTTCAACAAGCAAGACAGAGGTGTCCTCTGTGTCTTAA
- the LOC116334274 gene encoding synaptoporin: protein MCMVIFAPIFAICAFATCGGYYGHLQVKVDCADRRQNNRSINIDFGYPFRLQQAHFKAPLCKENRDEIIFLEGDFSPAAQYFITVGVFAFLYSLLATIVYVFYQNKYLKNNRGPLVDFVVTIIFSFMWLVSSCCWAKTLSDIKTATNPTQVLLLITSCRAQENKCTATEEPLWSRLNTSVVFGFVNVVLWSGNIWFVFKETGWYKTGQRYPTRSASGKRSGSMRQRLYSESSFDQPEENSAPSRQNSFNLSKGDFDHQLQRQASINQSQVSFSLPQTYLGKPVIYDREDKVASQGPMIFVNEM from the exons atgtgtatgGTTATATTTGCTCCG atttTTGCCATCTGTGCTTTTGCAACATGTGGAGGATACTATGGTCATCTCCAGGTTAAAGTGGACTGTGCAGACAGGAGGCAGAATAACCGCAGCATCAACATTGATTTCGGGTATCCTTTCAG ATTACAGCAAGCGCATTTTAAAGCTCCTTTGTGCAAAGAGAACAGAGATGAGATTATTTTCCTGGAAGGTGACTTCTCCCCAGCTGCCCAATACTTCATCACtgtgggtgtctttgctttccTGTACTCGCTGTTGGCAACGATTGTCTATGTCTTCTACCAGAACAAGTACTTGAAGAACAACAGAGGTCCACTTGTG GACTTTGTTGTTACGATCATCTTCTCCTTCATGTGGTTGGTCAGCAGTTGTTGTTGGGCCAAAACTCTTTCTGATATAAAGACAGCCACCAACCCAACACAGGTGCTTCTTCTCATCACTTCCTGCAGAGCTCaggaaaacaaatgcacagcTACAGAGGAGCCTCTCTGGTCACGTCTTAACACATCTGTG gTCTTTGGCTTTGTTAATGTTGTCCTCTGGTCTGGGAATATTTGGTTTGTCTTCAAAGAGACAGGCTGGTACAAGACTGGACAGAGATATCCGACCAGGAGTGCGTCTGGGAAACGCTCAGGTTCAATGCGACAGCGGCTCTACAGCGAGAGCAGCTTCGACCAGCCAGAGGAGAACTCTGCTCCCTCTAGACAAAACAGTTTCAATCTGTCAAAGGGAGACTTTGATCACCAGTTGCAGAGGCAAGCTAGCATCAACCAGTCACAGGTAAGCTTCAGCTTACCACAGACATATCTTGGTAAACCAGTAATTTATGACAGAGAAGATAAAGTGGCTTCTCAAGGTCCAATGATATTTGTCAATGAGATGTGA